The Chryseobacterium suipulveris genome window below encodes:
- a CDS encoding SRPBCC family protein: protein MPLEKAWAFFSLPQNLDKITPDDMAFSITNNPPNYTYQGQIITYKIGIFPLIKNNWVTEITHLKEGEFFVDEQRFGPYAMWHHEHHFEELEDGKVLMTDIVNFKLPMGFVGDLVAGFFVKNKVRKIFESRFKILGDLFPANS from the coding sequence ATGCCCCTGGAAAAAGCATGGGCATTTTTCTCTTTACCACAAAATTTGGACAAAATTACCCCAGATGATATGGCGTTTTCCATCACCAATAATCCACCAAACTATACCTACCAAGGACAAATTATTACCTATAAAATAGGGATTTTTCCTTTGATTAAAAATAATTGGGTAACGGAAATTACGCACCTGAAAGAAGGTGAGTTTTTTGTAGACGAACAACGTTTCGGGCCTTATGCGATGTGGCACCACGAACACCATTTTGAAGAACTAGAAGATGGAAAAGTTCTCATGACGGACATTGTTAATTTCAAATTACCGATGGGATTTGTTGGCGATTTGGTAGCGGGATTTTTTGTGAAAAACAAAGTGAGAAAAATTTTTGAAAGTAGATTCAAAATTTTGGGAGATTTATTTCCCGCCAACAGTTAG
- a CDS encoding flavin reductase family protein, producing MIQISGNDLNNLDKRYRTILINSLAGIRQVALVGTMDKNRQSNLSIINSVIHIGAEPSLFGYISRPHTVERHTLENILETNHYTFNFVTEHFIKNAHQTSARYPKNQSEFKECGFQEEIFENQFVFVKEASVKIGMKFLEKITIKQNNTDLIIGEIQNVFIEPSRLEKDGFVNLENTMMNSGLDTYYVPEKIGKLSYAKPNSEPQILIS from the coding sequence ATGATTCAGATTTCCGGCAATGATTTAAATAATTTAGATAAAAGATATAGAACAATACTAATTAACTCGCTTGCGGGCATTAGGCAAGTTGCTTTGGTAGGAACAATGGATAAAAATAGGCAATCTAATTTATCCATCATTAATTCGGTCATCCATATAGGTGCAGAACCTTCGTTATTTGGCTATATTTCTCGTCCACACACCGTCGAACGGCATACCTTGGAGAATATTTTGGAAACTAATCACTATACTTTTAATTTTGTTACTGAGCATTTTATAAAAAATGCGCATCAAACCTCTGCACGATATCCTAAAAATCAATCCGAATTTAAGGAATGCGGTTTCCAGGAGGAAATCTTTGAAAATCAGTTTGTTTTTGTGAAAGAAGCGTCGGTAAAAATAGGAATGAAATTTCTGGAAAAAATCACTATAAAACAAAACAACACGGATTTAATTATCGGCGAAATCCAAAATGTGTTTATTGAGCCTTCCCGTTTAGAGAAAGACGGATTTGTAAACCTAGAAAATACAATGATGAATTCCGGGTTGGATACGTATTATGTACCGGAAAAAATTGGAAAGTTGTCTTATGCAAAACCCAATTCAGAACCTCAAATTTTAATCTCTTAA
- a CDS encoding TIGR03643 family protein has translation MIIEQKQIDRIIEMAWEDRTPFEAIVYQFKLSESDVIKLMRKHLKPSSFRMWRKRVNSGVSQKHLRKRNPEISRFKCSRQRSISLNKISKR, from the coding sequence ATGATTATAGAACAAAAACAAATAGACAGGATCATAGAAATGGCTTGGGAAGATAGAACTCCTTTCGAAGCCATCGTCTATCAGTTTAAGCTCTCGGAATCCGATGTGATCAAGCTGATGCGAAAGCACCTGAAACCGAGTTCTTTTCGAATGTGGAGAAAGCGGGTGAACTCGGGAGTCAGCCAAAAACACCTCAGGAAAAGAAATCCTGAAATCAGCAGATTCAAGTGCTCAAGACAACGCAGCATTTCATTAAATAAAATATCAAAACGATGA
- a CDS encoding TetR family transcriptional regulator C-terminal domain-containing protein, whose product MKTQTITKDSIIEAYSDYILIHGERPKNIYQFAKDLNTTEQEFYKYYGNFEAIERDYLKILFEKSLELSISAEGYASQSSKEKLLNLYYIFIENLTLNRSFVLELLKGNARQMMIKMQSLKNLHKQFVETLHFEELELLKKVSKDLQRWNDKYREEILWLHFISIIEFWKNDQSPQFEKTDLYIEKTIDTGFELIDNEPIRKFIDLGKFLYKEKFGK is encoded by the coding sequence ATGAAAACACAAACAATCACAAAAGACAGCATTATCGAAGCTTATTCTGACTATATTTTGATTCATGGCGAGCGTCCAAAAAATATTTACCAATTTGCTAAAGATTTAAACACCACAGAGCAAGAATTTTATAAATATTATGGAAACTTTGAAGCCATCGAGCGAGATTACCTGAAAATTTTATTTGAGAAATCGCTGGAATTAAGCATCAGTGCGGAGGGATACGCATCTCAGTCTTCAAAAGAAAAGTTGCTGAATCTCTATTATATTTTTATTGAAAATTTAACATTAAATCGCTCATTCGTCCTAGAATTACTGAAAGGTAATGCAAGGCAGATGATGATAAAGATGCAATCGCTGAAAAATTTGCACAAGCAATTTGTGGAAACTTTGCATTTTGAGGAGTTAGAACTATTAAAAAAGGTTTCAAAAGATTTACAAAGATGGAACGACAAGTATCGTGAAGAGATTCTTTGGCTGCATTTTATATCAATAATCGAATTTTGGAAAAACGACCAGTCGCCTCAGTTTGAGAAAACCGACCTCTACATTGAAAAAACAATTGATACTGGTTTTGAATTGATCGACAACGAACCCATTCGAAAATTTATTGATTTAGGTAAATTTCTTTATAAAGAAAAATTCGGGAAGTAA
- a CDS encoding ABC1 kinase family protein yields the protein MKTLNKIPTGKIERTTNLLKAGAKVGVNYIKYYGNKITKDEDQAKQILHEDNAADIYDSLKELKGSALKVAQMLSMEKSIMPQQYVEKFSLSQFSVPPLSGALVKKSFRKYFGKNPEDLFDVFSAESVNAASIGQVHKAKKGGKELAVKIQYPGVRESISTDLKMVKPIAMRMFNIQKEGSESYFNEVEEKLYEETDYELEIKQSQEIAAACKHLPNLKFPKYYPEFSSERVITMDWMHGLHFSEYISTNPSQEQRDKIGQTLWNFYMYQLHHLRKVHADPHPGNFLISAKDELQVIDFGCIKEIPNDFYVPYFELAKEENLNNQEYFIKKLYELEILLEKDSVEEKQFFGELFHEMLRLFTKPFNQETFDFSDEIFFAQIAELGQKYSKMNELRNMNTNRGSRHFIYMNRTFFGLYNMLHDLKAKDIEINQWQTISLVTI from the coding sequence ATGAAAACGCTGAATAAAATACCGACAGGAAAAATAGAACGTACTACAAACTTGCTAAAAGCAGGTGCCAAAGTAGGGGTAAATTATATAAAATATTACGGCAACAAAATCACCAAAGACGAAGACCAAGCCAAGCAAATTCTACACGAAGATAATGCTGCTGATATCTATGACAGCCTAAAAGAATTGAAAGGCTCTGCGCTAAAAGTTGCACAAATGCTGAGCATGGAAAAGAGCATTATGCCACAGCAATATGTAGAGAAGTTTTCTTTATCACAATTTTCTGTTCCGCCACTTTCCGGAGCACTGGTCAAAAAATCGTTCAGAAAATATTTTGGGAAAAATCCTGAAGACCTTTTTGATGTATTTTCTGCCGAATCCGTGAACGCAGCAAGTATCGGGCAAGTGCATAAAGCGAAAAAAGGAGGAAAAGAATTGGCTGTGAAAATCCAGTATCCGGGAGTACGGGAAAGTATTTCTACCGACTTAAAAATGGTTAAACCTATTGCGATGAGAATGTTCAACATTCAAAAAGAAGGTTCAGAATCTTATTTTAATGAAGTAGAAGAAAAACTTTATGAGGAAACCGATTATGAGTTGGAAATCAAACAAAGCCAAGAAATCGCAGCAGCATGTAAACATTTACCCAACCTTAAATTTCCGAAATACTATCCAGAATTTTCCTCTGAAAGAGTGATTACAATGGATTGGATGCACGGATTGCATTTCTCTGAATATATTTCAACAAATCCCAGCCAGGAGCAGCGTGATAAAATTGGACAAACGTTGTGGAATTTTTATATGTACCAACTGCACCACCTGAGAAAAGTGCACGCAGATCCTCACCCGGGAAATTTCCTGATTTCGGCTAAAGACGAGCTCCAAGTAATCGATTTCGGCTGTATCAAAGAAATTCCCAATGATTTTTATGTACCCTATTTCGAATTGGCAAAAGAAGAAAACCTGAATAATCAGGAATATTTTATTAAAAAATTGTATGAATTAGAAATTTTGCTCGAGAAAGATAGTGTGGAAGAAAAGCAGTTTTTCGGTGAATTGTTTCATGAAATGCTGCGCTTGTTTACAAAACCCTTTAATCAAGAAACCTTTGATTTTTCGGACGAGATCTTTTTTGCTCAAATTGCAGAACTGGGCCAAAAATATTCAAAAATGAATGAACTGAGAAACATGAATACCAACCGCGGATCCAGACATTTTATTTATATGAACAGAACATTTTTCGGTCTTTACAATATGCTGCATGATTTGAAAGCAAAGGATATTGAGATCAATCAGTGGCAAACGATTTCTTTGGTTACCATTTAA
- a CDS encoding phytoene/squalene synthase family protein — protein MNNFQKFNKISDCTSQLVTKQYSTSFYWASSLFSREIRQHIYNIYGFVRFADEIVDTFHDYDKQKLLNEFERNYRETLENGISINPVIQSFCRTQKENNIPQDLVDAFLYSMKMDLGEIKDLNDELYNLYIYGSAEVVGLMCLKVFVKTQEDYEKMKPYAQSLGAAFQKINFLRDISADYNDLNRTYFPNVNFLDFSEREKAEIELNIKSDFEKALIGIKMLPLSSRSAVFMAYKYYISLFKKIKKQRAETLMKSRIRVSNARKIYLMGEMLLTKNLYFIR, from the coding sequence ATGAATAATTTTCAAAAATTCAATAAAATTTCAGATTGTACTTCTCAGTTGGTAACTAAACAGTACAGCACTTCTTTTTACTGGGCATCTTCGTTATTTAGTCGGGAAATTCGTCAGCATATTTATAATATTTACGGTTTCGTAAGGTTTGCTGATGAAATAGTGGATACCTTCCATGATTATGATAAGCAGAAATTGCTTAATGAGTTCGAAAGAAATTATAGAGAAACTTTGGAAAACGGAATTTCAATTAATCCTGTGATTCAGTCATTCTGCAGAACTCAAAAAGAAAATAATATTCCGCAGGATTTGGTTGATGCATTTCTATATTCCATGAAAATGGATTTAGGCGAGATTAAAGATTTGAATGATGAATTGTATAATCTCTACATTTATGGAAGCGCAGAAGTAGTGGGATTAATGTGTTTAAAAGTCTTTGTGAAAACGCAGGAGGACTACGAAAAAATGAAACCTTATGCACAAAGTCTGGGTGCAGCTTTTCAAAAAATCAATTTTCTTAGGGATATTTCCGCTGATTACAACGATTTGAATCGCACCTATTTCCCCAATGTGAATTTTCTGGATTTTTCCGAAAGAGAAAAAGCAGAAATAGAATTAAATATTAAGAGTGATTTTGAAAAGGCGCTCATCGGGATCAAAATGCTTCCTTTATCAAGCAGAAGTGCAGTTTTTATGGCGTACAAGTATTACATCAGTCTTTTCAAGAAAATTAAAAAACAGCGTGCAGAAACTTTAATGAAAAGTAGAATCCGTGTTTCTAATGCAAGGAAAATTTATCTGATGGGAGAAATGCTTCTAACAAAGAATTTATACTTTATTCGATGA
- a CDS encoding cryptochrome/photolyase family protein has protein sequence MKINIFWFRRDLRLDDNHGLYQALSQDLKVVPIFIFDQQILTQLSDKKDKRVQFIYEAIERLNKKLAKVGSGVDLYYGNPKEVFEKIIKKYDVHSVFTNEDYEPYALRRDGEIHEFLQSKNIEFKTFKDQVIFAPQEVLKIDGQPFQVYSPYAKQWESQLPENLEEYKSEDLLDHFFQFTPNHLTLKDIGFENSGEIFQKPSLSEDVLKQYGEKRNFPAADATSKVSVHLRFGTVGIRKLVNYAKKNSNKFLRELIWREFFMMLLYHFPHTVTKSFKPKYDDVKWEFDEDKFKKWCEGKTGFPLVDAGMRELNETGFMHNRVRMLVASFLIKDLHIDWKIGEAYFANKLLDYDQAQNIGNWQWVAGSGADGSPYFRVFNPYLQQEKFDKNFTYIKKWIPEYGTAEYPKEMVNHDEERKKAIEYYKDALNSD, from the coding sequence ATGAAAATCAATATATTCTGGTTCAGAAGAGATTTACGTTTAGATGATAATCATGGGCTGTATCAGGCATTATCCCAAGATTTAAAAGTAGTTCCCATCTTTATCTTCGATCAGCAAATTCTTACTCAACTTTCCGATAAGAAAGATAAGCGGGTTCAATTTATTTACGAGGCAATTGAAAGGTTAAACAAAAAATTAGCAAAGGTGGGTTCTGGAGTTGATCTCTATTATGGCAACCCAAAGGAAGTTTTCGAAAAAATTATTAAAAAGTATGATGTTCATTCCGTTTTCACGAACGAAGATTATGAACCGTATGCGCTGAGAAGAGACGGAGAAATTCATGAATTTCTACAATCTAAAAACATTGAATTTAAAACTTTTAAAGATCAAGTCATTTTCGCACCACAGGAAGTTTTAAAGATAGATGGGCAGCCGTTTCAGGTGTACAGTCCGTATGCTAAACAATGGGAATCGCAATTACCTGAAAATTTAGAAGAGTATAAATCAGAAGATTTATTAGATCATTTTTTTCAATTTACGCCCAATCATTTGACGCTGAAAGATATTGGTTTTGAAAATTCAGGAGAAATTTTTCAAAAGCCCAGTTTAAGTGAGGATGTCCTGAAACAATATGGTGAAAAAAGAAATTTCCCCGCAGCAGATGCAACTTCAAAAGTGTCCGTCCATTTGAGGTTTGGAACAGTAGGAATTCGAAAATTGGTAAATTATGCCAAGAAAAATAGTAATAAATTCCTTCGGGAATTGATCTGGAGAGAATTTTTTATGATGTTGCTGTACCATTTTCCACATACCGTCACCAAATCTTTCAAGCCAAAATACGATGACGTGAAATGGGAATTCGACGAAGATAAGTTTAAAAAATGGTGCGAAGGAAAAACAGGTTTTCCATTGGTGGATGCAGGGATGAGAGAGCTTAATGAAACTGGTTTCATGCACAACCGAGTTCGCATGCTCGTAGCAAGTTTTTTAATCAAAGATTTGCATATTGATTGGAAGATCGGGGAGGCATACTTTGCCAATAAATTGTTAGATTATGATCAGGCGCAAAATATTGGAAACTGGCAATGGGTAGCAGGTTCAGGTGCAGATGGTTCACCCTATTTTAGAGTTTTTAATCCATATCTGCAACAGGAGAAATTTGACAAAAATTTCACCTACATAAAAAAATGGATTCCCGAATATGGAACAGCAGAATATCCAAAGGAAATGGTTAACCACGATGAGGAAAGAAAAAAAGCCATCGAGTATTATAAAGATGCCTTAAACAGTGATTAA
- a CDS encoding TolC family protein yields the protein MKKNILILLFAVNAAVFRQSSKWSLQDCIDYAIQNNITIKKAEINKKTSELNLQQSKYNKLPSVTGNTSLSLLNGSSVDPVTSTFNSQLTTSNSFNVSSSLTLYQGNQLNLNIEKNKILVDQSDLYLKEASNNITLSIIEAYMQALYNYEAIEVARITSKSTQEELKQAQVKYKNGAISVELFNKADGLIFQTEKQLKEFGDKLSADKKAGIETALAELKTAYEAKDVESIKTKTEALDAAWMAASEELYAAGQQAQGNPDMGGNPNPGAGTGADDVQDADFEEVK from the coding sequence ATGAAAAAAAATATATTAATCCTATTATTTGCGGTGAACGCGGCTGTTTTTAGGCAGAGTTCCAAGTGGTCGCTTCAGGATTGTATTGATTACGCAATTCAGAACAACATCACCATCAAAAAAGCTGAAATCAACAAAAAGACTTCGGAACTGAATCTTCAGCAGTCGAAATACAACAAGCTCCCTTCTGTAACCGGAAACACGAGTTTGAGTCTGCTGAATGGTTCCAGTGTGGATCCGGTGACCAGTACTTTTAATTCTCAACTTACCACTTCCAACAGTTTCAATGTGAGCTCAAGTCTTACTTTGTATCAAGGAAACCAGCTGAATCTGAACATTGAGAAAAATAAAATCCTTGTCGATCAGAGCGATTTATACTTGAAAGAAGCTTCCAACAATATTACATTGAGCATAATCGAGGCCTACATGCAGGCTTTGTATAATTATGAGGCCATCGAGGTGGCGAGAATTACTTCAAAATCTACGCAGGAAGAGTTGAAGCAGGCGCAAGTTAAATATAAAAACGGGGCCATTTCGGTTGAACTCTTCAACAAAGCCGACGGTTTGATTTTCCAAACTGAAAAGCAATTGAAAGAATTTGGCGACAAACTTTCAGCTGACAAAAAAGCAGGTATCGAAACGGCACTTGCAGAATTGAAAACCGCTTATGAAGCTAAAGACGTAGAAAGCATCAAAACCAAGACTGAGGCATTAGACGCAGCTTGGATGGCAGCTTCTGAAGAACTGTACGCCGCAGGTCAGCAAGCTCAGGGAAATCCTGATATGGGCGGAAACCCAAATCCGGGAGCAGGCACCGGAGCAGATGATGTTCAGGATGCGGATTTTGAGGAGGTTAAGTAA
- a CDS encoding lycopene cyclase domain-containing protein, whose protein sequence is MEKYYYILLNIATFSVPFFFSFEKKWMHFARFWKPYFLAIISVGLFFIIWDIFFAYSDIWGFNDQYLLGFRIFKLPIEEWMFFLLIPYSSNFIHYSLEYFFPRLQLSIIATQIISIALLIISLGVVLSNYDRLYTLCSFGLFALLMLAQIIYQWKYARRFYLSFILIYVPFYFVNGALTGSYSANPVVYYDNAENLGIRVGTMPLEDSFYCFSMLYSSVLLFEFLKKKMNLDQPIRINHGHKNN, encoded by the coding sequence ATGGAGAAATATTACTATATCCTTTTGAATATCGCGACATTTTCAGTGCCGTTTTTTTTTAGTTTTGAAAAGAAGTGGATGCATTTTGCGCGATTTTGGAAACCATATTTTCTAGCAATTATCAGCGTTGGGTTATTCTTTATTATTTGGGATATCTTCTTTGCATATTCCGATATTTGGGGTTTCAACGATCAATATTTATTAGGATTTAGAATATTTAAATTGCCTATTGAGGAATGGATGTTCTTTCTTCTCATTCCTTATTCCAGTAATTTTATCCATTACTCACTGGAATATTTCTTTCCAAGATTACAGTTAAGTATAATAGCTACGCAGATCATCAGCATCGCGCTACTCATAATTTCATTGGGCGTTGTGCTGAGTAATTATGATCGATTGTACACCTTATGCAGTTTCGGCTTATTTGCCTTGCTCATGTTGGCCCAAATCATCTATCAGTGGAAATACGCCCGACGTTTTTATCTAAGTTTTATCCTGATTTACGTGCCATTTTATTTTGTGAATGGCGCTTTGACGGGAAGTTATTCGGCAAATCCCGTAGTTTATTATGATAATGCTGAAAATCTTGGAATTCGTGTGGGAACTATGCCACTGGAGGATTCTTTCTATTGTTTTTCGATGCTTTATAGCAGCGTACTGCTTTTTGAATTTTTAAAGAAAAAAATGAATTTAGATCAACCGATTAGAATCAATCATGGACATAAAAATAACTAA
- a CDS encoding DUF2256 domain-containing protein, with protein MKKSELPMKVCAVCNRPFSWRKKWQKVWDEVKYCSEKCRRNKNVNIS; from the coding sequence ATGAAGAAATCCGAATTACCCATGAAAGTTTGCGCTGTTTGCAACAGACCATTCAGTTGGCGCAAAAAATGGCAAAAAGTGTGGGACGAAGTGAAGTATTGCAGCGAAAAGTGCAGAAGGAATAAGAATGTAAACATCTCCTAA
- a CDS encoding sterol desaturase family protein has translation MILLYLAITAVTFVAMEGITWLTHKYIMHGLLGWYFHEDHHQPGYPHDFEKNDFFFVVFAIPCMILFYFGTVGGITWLAFLAAGVLLYGICYFLVHDVLIHRRFKWFDKVDHWYFRGLRKGHKIHHKHLGKEDGECFGMLYVPKKYFIEARKMRK, from the coding sequence ATGATTCTACTATATTTGGCAATCACAGCAGTTACTTTTGTAGCAATGGAAGGCATCACATGGCTAACCCACAAATACATCATGCATGGACTTCTCGGCTGGTATTTTCATGAAGATCATCATCAACCTGGCTATCCACACGATTTCGAGAAGAATGATTTTTTCTTTGTGGTTTTTGCTATTCCTTGTATGATCTTGTTTTATTTCGGCACTGTGGGCGGAATTACTTGGTTAGCGTTTTTAGCAGCGGGAGTTTTGCTCTACGGAATTTGCTACTTTTTGGTCCATGATGTACTGATACACCGAAGATTCAAATGGTTTGATAAAGTGGACCACTGGTACTTCCGAGGGTTGAGAAAAGGACATAAAATTCACCACAAACATTTGGGAAAAGAAGATGGCGAATGTTTCGGAATGCTATACGTACCCAAAAAATATTTTATTGAAGCCAGAAAAATGCGTAAATAG
- a CDS encoding phytoene desaturase family protein — protein MKKAIIIGSGFSSLSAACYLAKAGLNVNVLEKNEQLGGRASMMEIDEFKFDMGPSWYWMPDVFERFFADFGKSVSEYYTLEKLSPAYRVVFGKNDFIDIEDTPEKIIQTFENIEKGSGKHLKRFMSESQENYNIAMKDLVYQPGLSVTELVSWETATRLGLFVKNISQQIRKNIKNPKLRSILEFPVLFLGAKPKDTPAFYNFMNYADFGLGTWYPKGGFNAVALGMVKLAKELGVDFKTNAAVQSIQTEKGKVVSVSTEKETFAADVFVSGADYAHTENLLKNNRNYREESWKKKTFAPSSLLYYVAFDKKVETLEHHNLFFDTDFEQHAEEIYDTMTFPKAPLFYANFSSKTDSSLCPEDKEIGFFLIPIAVDLEDSEEIHEHYFNLILDRIKNSTGEDLRPKILFKKSFGTQDFKNRYNSCRGNAYGLANTLMQTSVLRPSIRNKKLDNFFYTGQLTVPGPGVPPALISGKVVSEYILSKGKFN, from the coding sequence ATGAAAAAAGCTATAATTATTGGGTCCGGTTTTTCATCTTTGTCTGCAGCGTGCTACCTGGCAAAAGCTGGACTTAATGTAAATGTTTTAGAAAAAAATGAACAGTTGGGAGGAAGGGCTTCCATGATGGAGATAGATGAATTCAAATTCGATATGGGACCGAGTTGGTATTGGATGCCTGATGTTTTCGAACGTTTTTTTGCAGATTTTGGTAAAAGCGTATCAGAATATTATACGCTTGAAAAACTTTCTCCGGCCTACCGAGTGGTTTTTGGTAAAAATGATTTCATTGATATAGAAGATACACCAGAAAAAATTATCCAAACTTTTGAAAATATTGAAAAAGGTTCGGGAAAGCATCTGAAAAGATTTATGAGTGAATCCCAAGAGAATTATAATATCGCTATGAAGGATTTGGTTTATCAGCCAGGGCTTTCAGTAACGGAATTGGTGTCATGGGAAACAGCAACGCGATTAGGTCTCTTCGTGAAAAATATCAGTCAGCAAATCCGAAAAAATATTAAGAATCCAAAACTGAGAAGTATTTTGGAATTTCCCGTCCTGTTTTTGGGCGCGAAACCAAAGGATACACCCGCTTTTTATAATTTTATGAATTATGCAGACTTTGGTTTGGGAACTTGGTATCCGAAAGGCGGTTTTAATGCCGTTGCTTTAGGGATGGTGAAGCTGGCCAAGGAATTAGGTGTGGATTTCAAGACCAATGCTGCGGTGCAGTCTATACAGACAGAAAAAGGTAAGGTAGTGAGTGTTTCTACGGAAAAAGAAACCTTCGCTGCCGATGTTTTCGTATCGGGAGCGGATTATGCCCACACTGAAAATCTACTTAAAAATAACAGAAACTACAGAGAAGAATCTTGGAAAAAGAAAACTTTTGCTCCCAGCTCTTTGCTTTATTATGTTGCTTTTGATAAGAAAGTTGAAACTTTGGAACATCATAATCTATTTTTTGACACCGATTTTGAACAGCACGCTGAGGAAATTTACGACACAATGACCTTCCCGAAAGCGCCTTTGTTCTACGCTAATTTTTCCAGCAAAACGGACAGCTCCCTTTGTCCGGAAGATAAAGAAATTGGTTTTTTCCTTATTCCTATTGCGGTGGATTTAGAAGATTCGGAAGAGATCCATGAGCATTATTTTAATTTAATCTTAGATAGGATTAAGAATTCAACCGGTGAAGATCTGAGGCCGAAGATTTTATTCAAAAAAAGTTTTGGAACCCAAGATTTCAAAAATCGCTATAATTCTTGTCGGGGGAACGCTTATGGTTTAGCGAATACCTTAATGCAAACATCTGTGCTAAGACCCTCCATAAGAAATAAAAAATTAGATAATTTCTTTTATACAGGTCAGTTAACCGTGCCTGGTCCTGGGGTACCACCCGCATTAATTTCCGGAAAGGTAGTAAGTGAATATATTTTAAGCAAAGGAAAGTTTAATTAA